Within Sphingobium sp. KCTC 72723, the genomic segment GACTGGAGCCGCGAGAATATCGCCTCCTTCATTCGCGAGACGATCGACCTGTTCGGCGTCGAACGCTGCATGTTCGCCAGCGACACGCCGACCGACAAGCTGTTTGGGCCAATCGACCGCTATATGGAAGCCTATCACGCCATCGTCGCGGACCTGCCGGAAACGGACCGCCGCGCGCTCTTTGCGGGCAACGCCAATCGCCTCTATCGTCTGGGAATTGATCTATGATCGGCAATCCACTGCTCGGCGTGTTGTTTCACTGGCTGGGGGGGCTGGCGTCGGCCAGTTTCTACGTCCCCTATCGCGGGGTGAAACGGTGGAACTGGGAGATTTTCTGGCTGACCGGGGGGATATTTTCCTGGGTCATCGCGCCTTGGTTCTTTGCGTCGGTGCAGACCCATGACCTGATGGGCGTGATGCGTCAGGTGCCGGGCAGCGTCGTGGGCTGGTGCGTGTTTTTCGGTTTCCTGTGGGGTTTTGGCGGGCTGACCTATGGGTTGACGATGCGCTATCTGGGGCTGTCGCTGGGCATGGCGGTGGTGCTCGGCCTGTGTACCGTGTTCGGCACGCTGATCCCGCCGATCGTCGATGGCAGTTTCATGACGGAGATTGCCGGGACGCTGCACGGGCAGATCGTGCTGCTGGGGCTGGCGGTCACGGTGCTGGGCATCGTCGTCGTTGCGATGGCGGGCGCGCGCAAGGATGCGGCGCTGTCGGCGGAGCAGAAGGCGGCAGCGGTCGCGGAATTTGATTTCAAAAAGGGCATCGCCGTCGCCATCTTTTCCGGCATCATGTCGTCCTGCTTCGCCTTCGGGCTGGCGGCGGGCGAGCCGGTCAAGGCGCTGTCCGCCGCCGCTGGCACCGGGCCTCTGTGGACCGGGCTGCCCACCCTGTGCCTCGTCATGTTCGGCGGCCTTGTCACCAATACGCTGTGGTGCGGCTGGTTGATCGTCAAGAACAGGTCGGCGGGGCAATGGGTCGGTGCGGTCGATAGCGACGGCAAGCGCCCGGCGCTGCTGCCCAATTTCCTGCTGTGCGCGGTGGCGGGGACGGCCTGGTATTTCCAGTTCTTCTTCTACACGATGGGCGAAAGCCAGATGGGCCGTTTCGGCTTTTCCAGCTGGACGCTGCATATGGCCTCCATCATCATCTTCGGCACCTGCTGGGGCTTTGCGTTCAGGGAGTGGAAGGATGCCGCGCCTGCCGTGCGGCGGATGGTGTGGAGCGGGGTGGCGCTGCTCATCTTCGCTACGCTGATCATCGGCTATGGCAACAAGCTCGCATGATCCTGCGCATATTGACCGCGCTGGCGCTGGCGTTTGCCGTGCCGGTCGTGGCAGAGGCACCGCTGCTGACCTCGCATCTGCGCATTCATGATCCCTGGGTCGTCGCCGATAGCGACAACCAGACATATTGGCTGTTCAGCCGTAACGATCCGGTAGTGACGGGCGACAAAAGGCTGGGCATCATGGCCTATGCCAGCCGTGACCTGGCCCATTGGGGCAAGCCGCGCGTCGTCTTTACCTTGCCCGACGGCATTTGGGCCAAGGATGGCGCATGGGCACCCGAAGTGCATCGGTGGAAGGGGCGCTGGCACTTGCTGGCGACGTTCCACAATGAAGGCGCGGCGATTGCGAGGAATGGCAAGCGCCCGACCTATCGACGCACCACATTGCTGGCGGTGTCGGACCGGCTTGATGGCCCCTACAGGCTGGTGCGTGGCGGCGCACCGATCGCGCCAGCCAATGACATGACGCTGGATGGGACGTTACATGTCGATGCGGCGGGCAAGCCGTGGCTGGTCTATGCCCATGAGTGGATGCAGACCGGCACCGGCACAATCGAGGCCATACCGCTGAAGGATGATCTGTCGTCCGCCGGGCCGCCGCGCCTGCTGTTCCGCGCCGATGAGGCGAACTGGGTGGTGGGGCAGAAACAGCCCGAAGGCGATACCGTCCATGTCACTGATGGCCCCGAACTGTTCCGCACGAAAAGCGGCACGCTGCTGATGCTATGGTCCAGCTATGGCAAGGATGGCTATGTCCAGGCGCAGGCGCGATCAAAGTCCGGCACGTTAGCGGGACCATGGGAGCAACTGGGTCCGCTGGTCGAGCGGGACAGCGGGCATGGCATGATGTTTCGCGCATTTGACGGGCGGTTGATGATGGTCGTGCATCGGCCGTTCAAGCGAGCGCTGGCGAAATTTTACGAGATGCGAGACGCGGGCGACCGGGTGGAGGTGATGCGCGAAGCGGTGGAACTGGACGGGGAAGCCTATCCTACTCATGGCTGCCCGATGGGAGTGCAGGATGCTGGGTGCTGACAGGATGTGGCCGCTGCATGGCGCGGCGGCGGGCGCATTCACGCTGGCTGACGATGCGGCAGCGCCCGACCAGGCAGTCGTTACCGCCGTGGCGCAGCCGGTGCTGCTGGGCTTTGCGCCGCAACGGCCCAATGGCCGGGCGATGCTGGTGCTGGGCGGGGGCGGCTATGTCGCGCTGATGGCGGGGCGCGAAGGGGTGCAGGTGGCGCGGTGGCTCAATGCGCTGGGCTATTATGCGTTCGTGCTGATCCACCGCTTTCCCGATGCGGACAATGGCCCGTCCGCGCCGCTGAACGATGCGCTGGCGGCGATGGCGCTGGCGCGGGCGAGCGGGTTGGCCGACAAAGGGCTGGGTGTGGTCGGCCTGTCGTCGGGTGGGCATCTGGCCGCCTGTCTGGCGGCGGAATATCCCCCCGCATGGGGGCAGGCCGCGCCGCAGCGACCCGATGTGCTGGTGGTCGGCTATGCGCCCATTTCCACCAATGCGTGGGGGCGCACGATCATCGCCGACAAGCCGCCGCTGCCGCCGGTGGAAAAACAGGCGCTTTATGACGCATTGCAGCCCGATGCGCAGTTGCTGCCTGCGCCGCCGCCCGCCTTCATCGTCTATGCGGGCAATGACCCGGTGGTGCCAGTGGACAATGCGGATCGGCTGGCCCTGGCGTTGAGGGCGGCCGGCGGATCGGTCGAACTGCATGTGTTCGCCGATGCGCCGCATGGCTTTGCGCTGGATACGCCGGGCCTGCCGGTGTCGGTCTGGCCGACCTTATGCGAAGGCTGGTTGCGGCAGGTCGGTTTTCTCTAAATCCTCAATGCCGGGCAGGCACCGCGTCGGACTGGCGGCGGATGAGTTGATAGTCCAGCTTTACCCGGCCGAGGGTCGTTGCGTCGGCACCTTCGTCCTGATTGCGGAAACGCATGGCGAGCAGGCCGATCGCCTCGCGGCTCATGTCGCGGATCGGCTGGCGGATGGTGGTGAGCGCGGGCCAGATCGCGCTGGCGAGCGGGGTGTCGTCAAAGCCGCAGATGGTGATTTGCGCGGGTACGTTGATGGACCGTTGATGCGCGACGGCAATGGCGGCGGCGGCCATATCGTCATTGCAGGCGAAGATGGCGGTGGGCCGGTCCGCCATGCTCATCAACCGTTCGGCCGCGTCCATGCCGGACCGATAGGTAAAATCGCCCGGCGCGATCCAGCTTTCGTCCACGGCGATGCCATGGTCGGCCAGGCAATCGCGAAACCCCTGCAAGCGGCGGGCGCTGGCGCGGTGACGGGGGTTGCCCTGAATGAAGCCGATGCGGCGATGGCCCAGGTCGATCAGGTGGCGAGTCAGGTCGTGGGCGGCATGGCGATCGTCTATACCCACGGCCAGCGTGCCGGGCATGTCCTGATCGGGCGCGAGGCGGACGACTTCGATGTCGCGCGCGCGCAGCAGATCGACCAGTTCCGTCCAGTCGCACAAGGGCGGCGGCATGATGACGCCCGCGACATGGGCATGGGCGACCTGATCGGCGATTTCCTGCGCAAAGGCGCCCGGTGCGCATTGTTCGACCACCAGATGGAGGTGACGCTGGGGCGCTTCGCCCATCGCGCCCAGCAGCAATTCGCCCAGATAGGCCGATGTCGTGGAATTGCTGTGGAGCAAAGCCACGCGCCGGTCGGCATTGCCCGCCAGCGCGCGGGCGGAAGCGTTGGGGATATAGCCGAGTGCAGCGACGGCCTGTTCCACTGCCTGCTTCGCCTTGGCGCTGACCGGCCCCTTGCCATTGACGGCGCGCGACGCGGTCATCACCGAAACGCCCGCGCGGGCGGCGACTTCGCGGATGGTGGGCGGCTTTTTCCGGTCGTTGCTCTGCATCGCCGATGGTCCTAGCCGCTTTTGCGCGCCAGAACCATCAGGGTTTCAGGCGCAAGGGTTTCAGGCGCGAGGGTTTCAGGCGCACTGGCACCGGGGCATTGCGATCGACGGTGATGACGCCGTCCTTTTCCTGCAACTGCGCGATCTGGAGGACGCTGCGCCGTTTCCAGTCGGGGTTGGTGCGGGCGGCATCCTCCCCATCCTGATGCACGAAATAGAGGATATAGGCGCGTGGCCCCGCAACGATGATGTCGGGATGCTGGCCCTTGGCGCGGTCGGTGGGGTGGGTGCCGGGCGTGTCGAGGATGTGGCCGGACTGGGTCGTCCACGCGGTGCCATCATCGGAGCGCATGACCAGCAACCCCTTCCATGCGTCGGAAATGAGCCACCAGCGGCCCTTCCAGCGGAACGCCTTTGGCCCTTCGCCCGGCGTGTCGGTCAGGCGTTTGCCCACCGTCCAGTGGATCAGGTCGGCGCTGTCGGCAGTGACGATCGCCTTGTTCTGCCGCTCGTCATTGAAGAAGAGGCGATAGCCGCCTTTAGGCAGTGCGATTACGCTGGCGTCGATCACCCGGTCGGAGCCGAGGTCGAGCCGGTCGCCACAGGTCCAGTTTTCAAGGTCCGGGCTGGTCAGGTGGACGATGAAGCGCGGCGCGTTCCAGTCGCGGAACACCCCCGGTACGACGGTCAGCCACATATGCCACTGGCCCGCCAGATACTGGACTTCGGGCGCCCA encodes:
- the rhaT gene encoding L-rhamnose/proton symporter RhaT, which produces MIGNPLLGVLFHWLGGLASASFYVPYRGVKRWNWEIFWLTGGIFSWVIAPWFFASVQTHDLMGVMRQVPGSVVGWCVFFGFLWGFGGLTYGLTMRYLGLSLGMAVVLGLCTVFGTLIPPIVDGSFMTEIAGTLHGQIVLLGLAVTVLGIVVVAMAGARKDAALSAEQKAAAVAEFDFKKGIAVAIFSGIMSSCFAFGLAAGEPVKALSAAAGTGPLWTGLPTLCLVMFGGLVTNTLWCGWLIVKNRSAGQWVGAVDSDGKRPALLPNFLLCAVAGTAWYFQFFFYTMGESQMGRFGFSSWTLHMASIIIFGTCWGFAFREWKDAAPAVRRMVWSGVALLIFATLIIGYGNKLA
- a CDS encoding glycoside hydrolase family 43 protein, whose product is MILRILTALALAFAVPVVAEAPLLTSHLRIHDPWVVADSDNQTYWLFSRNDPVVTGDKRLGIMAYASRDLAHWGKPRVVFTLPDGIWAKDGAWAPEVHRWKGRWHLLATFHNEGAAIARNGKRPTYRRTTLLAVSDRLDGPYRLVRGGAPIAPANDMTLDGTLHVDAAGKPWLVYAHEWMQTGTGTIEAIPLKDDLSSAGPPRLLFRADEANWVVGQKQPEGDTVHVTDGPELFRTKSGTLLMLWSSYGKDGYVQAQARSKSGTLAGPWEQLGPLVERDSGHGMMFRAFDGRLMMVVHRPFKRALAKFYEMRDAGDRVEVMREAVELDGEAYPTHGCPMGVQDAGC
- a CDS encoding alpha/beta hydrolase, producing the protein MLGADRMWPLHGAAAGAFTLADDAAAPDQAVVTAVAQPVLLGFAPQRPNGRAMLVLGGGGYVALMAGREGVQVARWLNALGYYAFVLIHRFPDADNGPSAPLNDALAAMALARASGLADKGLGVVGLSSGGHLAACLAAEYPPAWGQAAPQRPDVLVVGYAPISTNAWGRTIIADKPPLPPVEKQALYDALQPDAQLLPAPPPAFIVYAGNDPVVPVDNADRLALALRAAGGSVELHVFADAPHGFALDTPGLPVSVWPTLCEGWLRQVGFL
- a CDS encoding LacI family DNA-binding transcriptional regulator, whose protein sequence is MQSNDRKKPPTIREVAARAGVSVMTASRAVNGKGPVSAKAKQAVEQAVAALGYIPNASARALAGNADRRVALLHSNSTTSAYLGELLLGAMGEAPQRHLHLVVEQCAPGAFAQEIADQVAHAHVAGVIMPPPLCDWTELVDLLRARDIEVVRLAPDQDMPGTLAVGIDDRHAAHDLTRHLIDLGHRRIGFIQGNPRHRASARRLQGFRDCLADHGIAVDESWIAPGDFTYRSGMDAAERLMSMADRPTAIFACNDDMAAAAIAVAHQRSINVPAQITICGFDDTPLASAIWPALTTIRQPIRDMSREAIGLLAMRFRNQDEGADATTLGRVKLDYQLIRRQSDAVPARH
- a CDS encoding family 43 glycosylhydrolase, whose protein sequence is MIATLLLLAAASAPVAPKPLFRDPVHDGAADASTVYDSKAREWVMFYTNRRADLPQEDAKDVRWVHGTAIGTARSKDGAHWTYGGTANIPKSCTGDTLWAPEVQYLAGQWHMWLTVVPGVFRDWNAPRFIVHLTSPDLENWTCGDRLDLGSDRVIDASVIALPKGGYRLFFNDERQNKAIVTADSADLIHWTVGKRLTDTPGEGPKAFRWKGRWWLISDAWKGLLVMRSDDGTAWTTQSGHILDTPGTHPTDRAKGQHPDIIVAGPRAYILYFVHQDGEDAARTNPDWKRRSVLQIAQLQEKDGVITVDRNAPVPVRLKPSRLKPLRLKP